In Thermotomaculum hydrothermale, a single genomic region encodes these proteins:
- a CDS encoding bifunctional metallophosphatase/5'-nucleotidase codes for MKKFLGVILIGLFALMGFAQTTSITIVASTDSHGYITSYDYVNDKDLDYGLPYAAYLLKNIRKEHKNVILVDCGDTLSGTALTYFHAYYKSDKPNPVIKVMNELKYDIAVLGNHDFDFGQQYLVDAINQAKFPWISANLYQNNFPFTYIYKIIEKGGVKVGFFGLTTPATKYFEPPKNVKDIIFKQMAESAKKAVQSLKKEGADVIVALVHSGKGPMYAIKEPYENALYYVLENVKGIDIAIYGHTHKENPIEIYNNVLICQPKNYFQSLGVIMIDLQKRDGHWEILNKASTTLHVNGKMVKSIDKEVKYITSDLKDFLNQKIGVYKDPIEFSEDYNNPGTGFDLLYKVEKSAFGDADVYMLTLPYKGVVKEKGEALRIRHAFKLLPYDNYLVKCNIKGANLLKMLEKGADLFDATGKLKPDAKPYFCDIARNIDYSVDFTKPEGSRVVIKKVNGRDFDVNAVYSVVLTTYRYAENLDFIEKGGEQYSNESFRTLAIKYLKSQFGKKESDSKEEKGFFNW; via the coding sequence ATGAAGAAGTTTCTGGGGGTAATTTTGATTGGATTGTTTGCTTTAATGGGGTTTGCTCAAACAACCTCTATAACAATAGTGGCATCAACCGATTCTCATGGATATATTACATCATACGATTATGTAAATGATAAAGACTTAGATTATGGTCTGCCTTATGCAGCATATCTTTTAAAAAACATAAGAAAGGAACATAAAAATGTTATTTTGGTTGATTGCGGAGATACTTTATCTGGAACAGCATTAACATATTTTCATGCCTACTACAAATCAGACAAGCCCAATCCTGTAATAAAAGTAATGAATGAATTGAAATACGACATTGCGGTTTTAGGTAACCATGATTTTGATTTTGGCCAGCAATATCTGGTAGATGCAATAAATCAAGCAAAATTCCCCTGGATTTCTGCTAATCTTTACCAGAACAACTTTCCTTTTACATATATTTACAAGATAATTGAAAAAGGTGGTGTTAAGGTTGGTTTTTTCGGATTAACCACCCCTGCAACCAAGTATTTTGAACCTCCAAAAAATGTTAAAGACATTATTTTTAAGCAGATGGCTGAATCTGCTAAAAAGGCTGTTCAGAGCCTTAAAAAAGAAGGGGCAGATGTTATTGTGGCTCTTGTTCACAGCGGGAAAGGGCCAATGTATGCAATAAAAGAGCCTTATGAAAACGCTTTGTACTATGTGCTTGAAAATGTAAAGGGTATTGATATTGCAATTTACGGTCACACCCACAAAGAGAATCCAATAGAAATTTACAACAATGTTTTAATTTGCCAGCCTAAAAACTACTTTCAATCTCTTGGTGTTATTATGATAGATCTGCAAAAAAGAGATGGCCACTGGGAAATATTAAACAAAGCCTCTACCACTTTGCATGTAAACGGGAAAATGGTTAAGTCTATTGATAAAGAGGTTAAATATATTACTTCTGATTTAAAGGATTTTCTTAATCAAAAAATCGGTGTTTACAAAGACCCTATTGAATTTTCTGAAGATTATAATAATCCTGGTACAGGATTTGATTTGCTTTACAAAGTTGAAAAGTCTGCGTTTGGTGATGCAGATGTTTATATGTTGACCTTACCCTATAAAGGGGTTGTTAAGGAAAAGGGAGAGGCATTGAGGATAAGACATGCCTTTAAACTTCTTCCCTACGACAATTACCTCGTGAAATGTAACATCAAGGGAGCAAACCTTTTGAAAATGCTTGAGAAAGGTGCAGACTTGTTTGATGCAACAGGGAAATTAAAGCCTGATGCAAAACCATATTTCTGCGATATTGCAAGAAACATAGATTATTCTGTTGATTTTACTAAACCGGAGGGAAGCAGGGTTGTAATCAAAAAAGTAAATGGTAGGGATTTTGATGTGAATGCAGTTTATTCGGTTGTTTTAACAACTTACAGGTATGCAGAAAATCTTGATTTTATTGAAAAAGGCGGAGAACAGTACTCTAATGAGAGTTTCAGGACTCTTGCTATAAAATACTTAAAATCTCAATTTGGTAAAAAAGAAAGTGATTCTAAAGAAGAGAAAGGTTTTTTTAACTGGTAA
- a CDS encoding cytochrome c biogenesis protein ResB — protein sequence MKKKSLGFYFLTSGIIILYFFLLQLLYNVRRPIFYGGAVLLALAFLFFLVKDRKAVYDYLSSIKLAVALIVYTAIAVIMGTLILQNVQESQYLQHYSVGFYKFIKLFTLQDTYHSLWFMLLVGLLNINLLLCTFQKWPITKKKIGFFLIHLSIFVIVLGGSISAIWGIKGYIHFHVGETHNDFNLTRYNEMLDKKHKLDFGVRLDKFEIEYYPPDYRVYVYTRKSTDRDFGKPYSLKAKEGEVYKVNNAKLKILKFFKDYNQKEVLVHNEDGVPGVEVLLKTNSKTISGLFFDTPGRDRFFLPNGEGLVIFKWKTPKNNKEAISVAKEKYILTINCAEGNKTLSVELGKTYDFSKNYLVKVDDFVPSFSIDTKSGKVVSKGDNPDNPALHLIFINKNNGEKLEHWTFQNFPEFSHGKKIPDGCSIKFLYIPSMKDKPVYIVSAEKDVVEVLNGKVKKKFKLENNELVFNNYKLVFNKFDEKSSLKLEEYSASDKYKNPVVKVLWEENGKSHELQFSAKDQKATFLDNGKVALLLRDKNTDPKAYRSYVTVIDHGKEVKKHVIEVNSPLVYHGYYFYQSNYDPKDPNYSGISVSKDPGVYIVYLGFFMLTIGGILRFYFKM from the coding sequence ATGAAGAAGAAAAGCCTTGGCTTTTATTTCCTTACGAGCGGTATAATAATTCTTTACTTTTTTTTATTGCAATTGCTTTACAATGTTAGACGCCCGATATTTTATGGAGGTGCTGTCTTATTAGCTTTAGCTTTCCTTTTCTTTCTTGTGAAAGATAGGAAAGCGGTTTACGATTATCTAAGCTCTATTAAGCTTGCAGTTGCTCTAATCGTTTATACTGCAATTGCTGTAATAATGGGAACTTTAATACTTCAAAATGTGCAGGAAAGCCAGTATTTACAGCATTATTCAGTTGGATTTTACAAATTTATTAAACTTTTTACCCTGCAGGATACCTATCATTCACTCTGGTTTATGCTTTTAGTAGGTTTGTTAAACATAAACCTTTTGCTCTGCACATTTCAGAAATGGCCTATAACAAAGAAAAAGATAGGTTTTTTCCTGATTCACTTAAGTATTTTTGTAATTGTTTTAGGTGGCTCAATAAGTGCTATATGGGGGATAAAAGGGTATATTCACTTTCATGTTGGTGAAACACACAATGACTTTAACCTTACTCGCTATAATGAAATGCTTGATAAAAAGCACAAACTTGATTTTGGGGTAAGGCTTGATAAATTTGAAATTGAATACTATCCCCCTGATTACAGGGTTTATGTTTATACGAGAAAGTCAACAGATAGAGATTTTGGGAAGCCATACTCTTTAAAGGCAAAAGAAGGTGAAGTTTACAAGGTAAATAATGCAAAATTAAAGATATTGAAGTTTTTTAAGGATTACAATCAGAAAGAGGTACTTGTTCACAACGAAGACGGTGTGCCTGGTGTTGAGGTTTTATTAAAGACAAATAGTAAAACTATTTCAGGCCTTTTCTTTGATACTCCAGGAAGAGACAGGTTTTTCCTTCCAAACGGGGAAGGGCTTGTTATCTTCAAGTGGAAGACACCGAAAAACAACAAAGAAGCGATAAGTGTTGCGAAAGAAAAGTATATCCTTACAATAAACTGTGCTGAGGGGAATAAAACTTTGTCTGTTGAGTTGGGCAAAACTTACGATTTTTCAAAAAATTATCTTGTTAAAGTAGATGATTTTGTCCCTTCTTTTTCAATTGATACAAAAAGTGGCAAGGTTGTTTCTAAAGGGGATAACCCGGATAATCCAGCCCTGCATCTAATTTTTATAAACAAAAATAATGGTGAGAAACTTGAACACTGGACATTTCAGAACTTCCCTGAATTCTCACACGGTAAAAAGATTCCAGACGGTTGCTCTATTAAGTTTTTGTATATCCCTTCAATGAAGGACAAACCTGTTTACATTGTTTCAGCCGAAAAAGATGTTGTTGAAGTTTTAAATGGAAAGGTGAAGAAAAAATTTAAGCTTGAAAACAATGAACTTGTTTTTAACAATTACAAACTTGTTTTTAATAAATTTGATGAAAAATCATCACTTAAATTAGAGGAATACTCTGCCTCTGACAAGTATAAAAACCCGGTGGTTAAAGTTTTGTGGGAGGAAAATGGGAAAAGCCATGAACTCCAGTTTTCAGCAAAAGACCAGAAGGCAACATTTTTGGACAATGGAAAGGTTGCTCTTCTTTTAAGGGATAAAAACACAGACCCGAAGGCTTACAGAAGCTATGTAACTGTTATAGACCACGGGAAAGAGGTTAAAAAGCATGTAATAGAGGTAAACAGTCCACTTGTTTACCACGGCTATTACTTTTATCAGAGCAATTACGACCCCAAAGACCCAAATTATTCAGGCATCTCTGTTTCCAAAGACCCTGGTGTTTACATAGTTTACTTAGGCTTTTTTATGCTGACAATAGGCGGTATTTTAAGGTTTTATTTTAAAATGTGA
- the ccsB gene encoding c-type cytochrome biogenesis protein CcsB: MITLIENFSRINTFLFALIWVYFIAFIIYTVSLFSRSKGLYAFGRITLFIGFLINGYLIIQRWIQAGRPPFKTFYESLIFASFCIILVYLVIELFRKVKIVGAASILMSLGCLLFAVVKVDVEIINLPPALQSGWFIPHVVIYFVGYGALAVSFATGILYLFFPDKIELKGDTKWSNFLINALGGEVIDLEEFTHQLIIVGFTFLNLGLITGSLWAKFAWGDYWFWDPKENWSLITWLIYISYFHLRYVKGWRGRKAVIFAIIGFLAVVFTYLGMSVLPTASMSEHVYTGS; encoded by the coding sequence ATGATTACTTTAATAGAAAATTTTTCAAGGATTAACACCTTTTTATTTGCTCTTATATGGGTTTACTTTATAGCCTTTATTATTTACACCGTTAGCCTTTTTTCACGCTCAAAGGGATTGTACGCATTTGGAAGGATAACCCTTTTTATAGGCTTTTTAATTAACGGTTATCTGATAATCCAGAGGTGGATTCAAGCGGGAAGGCCTCCATTTAAAACTTTCTATGAATCCCTTATATTTGCGTCTTTCTGTATTATCCTGGTTTACCTTGTAATTGAGCTTTTTAGAAAGGTTAAAATTGTCGGTGCGGCTTCTATTTTAATGTCACTTGGTTGTCTTTTGTTTGCAGTGGTTAAGGTTGATGTTGAAATAATAAATCTCCCTCCTGCTCTTCAAAGCGGATGGTTTATCCCCCATGTTGTAATCTACTTTGTTGGCTATGGAGCATTGGCTGTTTCCTTTGCAACAGGTATTTTATACCTCTTTTTCCCTGATAAGATTGAGCTAAAAGGGGATACAAAGTGGTCTAACTTTTTAATAAATGCCTTAGGTGGAGAGGTAATTGACCTTGAAGAGTTTACTCATCAGCTGATAATTGTTGGCTTTACTTTTCTCAATTTAGGCTTAATTACCGGCTCTCTCTGGGCAAAATTTGCATGGGGAGACTACTGGTTCTGGGATCCTAAGGAAAACTGGTCGTTAATTACCTGGCTAATTTACATTAGTTACTTCCACTTACGCTATGTTAAAGGATGGAGGGGAAGAAAAGCTGTAATTTTTGCTATAATAGGTTTCCTGGCAGTGGTGTTTACATACTTAGGTATGAGTGTATTGCCAACTGCAAGTATGTCTGAACATGTTTACACGGGGAGTTAA
- a CDS encoding CxxC-x17-CxxC domain-containing protein: MKDNKRKKSIPVREKKKTKTKIKCAICGKEETVPFEPKRGVAVLCWECYQAKKNREKRNKELIKRVAGKFEIICERCGREEIVDYKRFSAPVKLCDKCYLELKGNIPKKNRKKKLGVLTRIKCCRCGKEEFVNFVPEDENTVLCSDCYLLKNEEKKEGD, from the coding sequence ATGAAAGATAACAAAAGAAAAAAAAGTATTCCTGTAAGGGAAAAGAAAAAAACAAAAACAAAGATTAAGTGTGCTATATGTGGCAAAGAAGAGACAGTGCCTTTTGAACCAAAAAGGGGGGTTGCTGTCTTATGCTGGGAATGCTATCAGGCAAAGAAAAACAGGGAGAAGAGAAATAAGGAGTTGATTAAAAGGGTAGCAGGCAAGTTTGAGATTATCTGCGAAAGGTGTGGGAGGGAAGAGATTGTTGACTATAAAAGGTTTTCAGCCCCTGTTAAACTTTGCGATAAATGTTATCTTGAATTAAAGGGCAATATCCCTAAAAAAAATAGAAAGAAAAAATTAGGTGTTTTAACAAGGATAAAGTGTTGCAGATGCGGTAAAGAAGAGTTTGTAAACTTTGTTCCAGAGGATGAAAACACAGTACTTTGCAGTGATTGCTATCTTCTAAAAAATGAAGAAAAAAAAGAGGGGGATTAA
- a CDS encoding PqqD family protein has translation MAKKVKKERNLLDLIPEKLCESEVNEEGKVIILAPRFKSKLGRKIFEPVVKNKYVRIHLDEVGTFVWNEIDGQKNVFELSKMLKNEFGEKVEPVYERIGKFIAIMKVNGFIRLKEKGD, from the coding sequence ATGGCTAAAAAGGTTAAAAAAGAGAGAAACCTTTTAGATTTGATACCTGAAAAACTCTGTGAATCAGAGGTAAATGAAGAGGGCAAGGTAATAATCCTTGCCCCTCGTTTTAAGTCAAAGTTGGGAAGAAAAATATTTGAACCTGTTGTAAAAAACAAGTATGTAAGGATTCACCTTGACGAAGTCGGGACATTTGTCTGGAATGAAATTGACGGACAGAAGAATGTTTTTGAGCTGTCAAAAATGCTAAAGAATGAATTCGGGGAAAAGGTTGAACCTGTTTATGAAAGAATAGGGAAATTTATAGCAATTATGAAGGTTAACGGTTTTATCCGTTTAAAAGAAAAGGGGGATTAA
- a CDS encoding OPT family oligopeptide transporter: MEHKPFVPEKTDLKEFTFRAVFFGAIFAVVLGAANAYLGLKVGLTVAATFPAAVMAMAVLKGLKGSVLEENIFRTTAAVGEALVAGAIFTIPAFLIAKDPATGKPLWSHLHYFESTVLMLLGGVLGVLFVSFLRKVLVEDKTLPFPESVACAEIVKAGQGGASGAKYVFGSILFAAFLEFIKNPVGGLALFKDSFSKFIHFKTSAINFLTTNGKSLMSKKFGGGMLLKSPNASPAMLGVGYIIGYKPSAIVFSGGVFAWLLFVPLLNFLFSGSFDSLIGQQINGVTVTETVISGAIWNSIVRPFAVGAMLVGAFYTLYSMRKSLWTGIKRGFKDLSKIKEEIEEGSEVSRLEQDLPFKFTIIAIFLLVIPIAMIYYFFCQSVAGAIVAALVMTLAGFLFAAVAGFLVGTIGSSNNPISGLTLSTLIVAALIMVTIGVKGGPGIAAVLGVAAVVCTSSGVAGDIMQDLKVGHIIGGTPWKMEIACIIGVIAASLVMVFPMQVLHTATPGGIGGPNLPAPQAGLMAMLAEGIVGGQMAWPLVLTGIGFSIGMILIGAPSPMLIAVGMYLPLESTFAIFVGGIIRVLADRFAEKSGLDKGNETFVNTGTLIASGLIAGEALMGMGIAAIVAFRDKLHIPNFSLGEPLGAWGGLLVFLPIAYILIKLPINAAKKNNG, translated from the coding sequence TTGGAACACAAACCGTTTGTTCCCGAAAAGACAGATTTGAAAGAATTTACCTTTAGAGCAGTATTCTTCGGTGCTATCTTTGCGGTTGTTCTTGGAGCCGCAAACGCGTATTTAGGATTAAAGGTGGGGCTTACAGTTGCCGCGACCTTCCCGGCTGCAGTTATGGCAATGGCTGTGTTAAAGGGGCTTAAAGGCTCTGTTCTTGAAGAAAACATATTCAGAACAACAGCCGCTGTTGGAGAGGCCCTTGTTGCAGGTGCAATATTTACAATCCCTGCATTTCTTATTGCAAAAGACCCTGCAACTGGAAAGCCGTTGTGGAGCCATTTACACTATTTTGAATCCACAGTTTTAATGCTTTTAGGCGGTGTTTTAGGCGTTTTATTTGTATCATTTTTAAGAAAAGTGCTTGTTGAAGACAAAACCCTTCCCTTTCCTGAATCAGTTGCATGCGCAGAAATCGTTAAAGCAGGACAGGGTGGGGCAAGCGGTGCAAAGTATGTTTTTGGTTCAATACTCTTTGCTGCTTTTCTTGAATTTATCAAAAACCCCGTTGGCGGGCTTGCACTTTTTAAAGACAGCTTTTCAAAGTTTATTCACTTTAAAACATCTGCCATAAACTTTTTAACAACAAACGGTAAATCATTAATGTCAAAGAAATTCGGCGGGGGGATGCTTTTAAAATCACCAAATGCTTCACCTGCAATGTTAGGTGTTGGTTATATCATTGGCTATAAACCATCTGCAATTGTTTTTTCAGGTGGTGTTTTTGCCTGGCTATTGTTTGTCCCTTTGCTTAACTTTTTATTCAGCGGTTCATTTGACTCATTGATAGGACAGCAGATAAACGGTGTTACAGTAACAGAAACTGTTATTAGCGGTGCTATCTGGAATTCAATTGTAAGACCCTTCGCTGTTGGGGCAATGCTTGTTGGTGCTTTTTACACCCTTTACAGTATGAGAAAATCCCTCTGGACTGGAATTAAGAGGGGATTTAAAGACTTGTCAAAGATAAAAGAAGAGATAGAAGAGGGCAGCGAGGTTTCAAGGCTTGAACAGGATTTGCCGTTCAAGTTTACAATCATTGCAATCTTTCTTTTAGTTATTCCAATTGCAATGATTTACTACTTTTTCTGCCAATCTGTAGCAGGGGCGATTGTTGCCGCTCTTGTTATGACCCTTGCAGGCTTTCTATTTGCAGCAGTAGCAGGATTTTTGGTTGGAACAATTGGTTCATCAAACAACCCTATTTCTGGCTTAACCCTTTCAACCCTTATTGTTGCCGCTTTAATTATGGTAACCATTGGCGTTAAAGGCGGACCTGGTATTGCCGCAGTACTTGGAGTTGCTGCTGTTGTTTGCACATCTTCCGGCGTTGCTGGAGATATTATGCAGGATTTGAAGGTCGGACACATTATTGGCGGTACACCATGGAAGATGGAAATTGCATGTATAATCGGTGTTATTGCGGCATCACTTGTTATGGTTTTCCCCATGCAGGTTCTCCACACAGCAACACCTGGCGGAATTGGAGGGCCTAACCTTCCAGCACCTCAGGCAGGTTTAATGGCAATGCTTGCTGAAGGTATTGTCGGTGGGCAGATGGCATGGCCTTTGGTGTTAACAGGCATTGGCTTTTCAATTGGTATGATTTTAATAGGGGCGCCATCTCCAATGCTTATCGCTGTTGGAATGTACCTTCCACTTGAATCAACATTTGCAATATTTGTTGGCGGTATCATCAGAGTACTTGCAGATAGATTTGCAGAAAAAAGCGGGCTTGATAAAGGCAATGAAACCTTTGTCAATACTGGAACCCTTATTGCTTCCGGTTTGATTGCAGGCGAGGCTTTAATGGGAATGGGAATAGCAGCAATTGTTGCCTTTAGAGACAAACTCCATATTCCAAACTTCTCACTTGGAGAGCCGTTAGGCGCATGGGGTGGTTTGCTGGTATTTTTACCAATCGCTTACATTTTAATCAAACTTCCTATTAACGCAGCAAAGAAGAACAATGGCTAA
- a CDS encoding ATPase, T2SS/T4P/T4SS family, with amino-acid sequence MGFKVLIKDLSNNKEWVKSLNQPIFFIGRSSSNEVVLNSPKVSSRHARVMVRGEKITIEDLKSTNGILFNNEKVERSADLSFGDSVQIGDFVISIVGEDFKTEAPVEEEQVEFKFDPFAYVRPFLAPINDFLEDASISEIMINGHDKIYIERKGKIEKTDKKFASEKALVAAVKNIARALGKEVSEINPRLDARLDDGSRVAAVIPPCALTGTYVSIRKFSKKALTLQDLINFGAITQDAIDFIELCILMKQNVIVSGGTGSGKTTLLNVLSSLIPDNERIIVIEDTAELQLQKEHILRMEAKPADKKGRGEVTIRDLLHSTLRMRPDRIVIGEIRGGEAFDLLQAMNTGHGGSMSTIHSNSPFDTLSRLENTTLQSGIQLPLKAIREQISSAINIIVHTKRFEDGSRKVNFISEVMDLKPDMSYNLQHIFVFERTGKDENGKVFGELKFTGNKPTFLEEARKAGFVKKGSFLDSIK; translated from the coding sequence ATGGGGTTTAAAGTTTTAATTAAAGACCTTTCAAACAATAAGGAATGGGTTAAGAGTTTAAATCAGCCTATCTTCTTTATTGGAAGGTCTTCATCAAATGAGGTTGTTTTAAACAGCCCGAAGGTTTCCTCAAGACATGCAAGGGTTATGGTCAGGGGAGAAAAGATAACAATTGAAGACTTGAAAAGCACAAATGGAATTCTTTTCAACAACGAGAAAGTGGAAAGAAGCGCTGATTTATCCTTTGGGGACAGTGTGCAGATTGGAGATTTTGTGATTTCCATTGTTGGTGAGGATTTTAAAACAGAAGCACCTGTTGAAGAAGAGCAGGTTGAGTTTAAGTTTGACCCCTTTGCCTATGTTAGACCTTTTTTAGCCCCCATAAACGATTTTCTTGAAGACGCTTCTATTTCTGAAATTATGATAAACGGACACGACAAGATTTATATTGAGAGAAAGGGAAAGATTGAAAAGACAGACAAAAAATTCGCAAGCGAAAAAGCGCTTGTCGCTGCAGTTAAAAATATAGCAAGGGCTTTAGGGAAAGAGGTAAGCGAAATAAACCCAAGGCTTGATGCAAGGCTTGACGATGGCTCCCGTGTGGCCGCTGTTATTCCACCATGCGCATTGACAGGCACCTATGTTTCAATAAGAAAATTTTCCAAAAAAGCATTAACCTTGCAGGATTTGATTAACTTTGGCGCTATCACTCAGGATGCAATAGATTTTATTGAACTCTGTATTTTAATGAAGCAGAATGTCATAGTTTCAGGCGGTACAGGTTCAGGTAAAACAACACTTTTGAATGTTCTCTCATCTCTTATTCCAGACAATGAGAGGATTATAGTAATTGAGGATACTGCTGAGTTGCAATTGCAGAAAGAGCATATTTTAAGAATGGAGGCAAAGCCTGCCGATAAAAAGGGAAGGGGAGAGGTTACAATAAGGGATTTGCTTCACTCAACATTGAGAATGAGGCCTGACAGAATTGTAATAGGCGAAATTAGAGGGGGAGAGGCTTTTGACTTGCTTCAGGCAATGAACACAGGGCACGGCGGCTCAATGTCAACAATTCACTCAAACTCCCCTTTTGACACCCTTTCAAGGCTTGAAAATACAACATTGCAAAGCGGTATTCAACTGCCGTTAAAGGCAATAAGGGAGCAGATTTCATCAGCTATAAATATAATAGTTCACACCAAGAGGTTTGAAGACGGTTCAAGAAAGGTAAACTTTATCTCAGAAGTTATGGATTTAAAACCAGATATGAGTTATAACCTGCAACATATATTTGTGTTTGAAAGAACAGGAAAAGACGAAAACGGAAAGGTTTTTGGGGAATTAAAGTTTACTGGAAATAAGCCAACATTTCTTGAAGAGGCAAGAAAGGCTGGATTTGTTAAGAAAGGAAGTTTCCTTGATTCTATAAAATAA
- a CDS encoding enoyl-CoA hydratase-related protein: protein MEFETILLEERDGIFVLTINRPKVLNALNHTVLTELDRAIDFIKTKENTLGLVITGAGEKSFVAGADISEFQGKTPEEARKQSEWGQSIFKKIEDLPFPSIAAINGFALGGGLELAMSCTFRYASPNAKVGQPEVKLGLIPGYAGTQRLTRLIGHSKAMEICMTGRMVSAEEALKIGIVDRIVEENLVDEAIKSIKDIQKNSPIAVYYCKKAIMEGKEMPFEKACALESNLFGLCFATEDAKEGVSAFLEKREAKFKGK, encoded by the coding sequence ATGGAGTTTGAAACTATTTTACTTGAAGAAAGAGACGGAATTTTTGTCTTAACAATAAACAGGCCAAAGGTTTTAAACGCATTAAACCACACTGTTTTAACCGAACTTGACAGGGCAATTGATTTTATTAAAACAAAGGAAAACACATTAGGGCTTGTAATTACTGGTGCAGGGGAGAAGTCTTTTGTTGCAGGGGCTGATATATCTGAATTTCAGGGGAAAACACCTGAAGAGGCAAGGAAGCAGAGTGAATGGGGTCAGAGTATTTTCAAGAAGATTGAAGATTTGCCATTCCCTTCAATTGCGGCAATAAACGGCTTTGCATTAGGTGGAGGGCTTGAACTTGCTATGAGCTGCACATTTAGATACGCTTCTCCCAATGCAAAGGTTGGACAACCTGAGGTTAAGTTGGGGCTTATACCGGGTTATGCAGGCACTCAAAGACTTACAAGGCTTATTGGGCACAGCAAGGCTATGGAAATTTGCATGACTGGAAGAATGGTAAGTGCCGAAGAGGCTTTAAAGATAGGAATTGTTGATAGGATTGTTGAAGAAAACCTTGTTGATGAAGCGATTAAATCAATAAAGGATATCCAGAAAAATTCACCAATTGCAGTTTACTACTGCAAAAAGGCAATTATGGAAGGAAAAGAAATGCCGTTTGAAAAGGCCTGCGCACTTGAATCCAACCTATTTGGCTTATGTTTCGCAACTGAAGATGCAAAGGAAGGGGTTAGCGCATTCCTTGAAAAGAGGGAGGCAAAGTTTAAGGGCAAATAA
- a CDS encoding YheT family hydrolase yields MEYKPSFLFRNGYISTIYPTYFRKVEGVNYRREKIDTFDDDFLLLDWSEVSDNKDYLAIISHGLEGKSDRAYVRGMAKAFNSIGVNALAWNFRGCGGEPNKKPQMYHSCKIEDLECVIKHAIEKGYKNIVLVGFSMGGNLSLYYAGKMGDKILPQVKGVIAFSVPLDIRDVSETLAKPRNKIFMKRFLKMLREKIEVKSKMFPKIVSIEGYEKIKDFKDFDDRYTAPLHGFKNAYHYWETCSSKQYLENIKIPTLIVNAQNDPFLGDKCYPEEVKNKNITLLYPKYGGHVGFVLKRKDGLYWSELTAIDFFKEKIRK; encoded by the coding sequence ATGGAATACAAACCGTCTTTTTTGTTTAGAAATGGATATATAAGCACAATTTACCCAACATACTTTAGAAAGGTTGAAGGAGTAAATTACAGAAGAGAAAAGATTGACACCTTTGACGATGACTTCCTTCTTCTTGACTGGTCTGAAGTAAGCGACAATAAAGATTACCTTGCAATAATCTCTCACGGCCTTGAAGGTAAGTCAGACAGGGCTTATGTCAGGGGAATGGCAAAGGCTTTTAACTCAATAGGGGTAAATGCACTTGCATGGAATTTCAGAGGTTGCGGCGGCGAGCCAAACAAAAAACCTCAAATGTACCACAGCTGCAAGATTGAGGATTTAGAGTGCGTTATAAAGCATGCAATAGAAAAGGGATATAAAAATATTGTCCTTGTCGGCTTTTCAATGGGCGGAAATTTAAGCCTTTACTATGCAGGAAAAATGGGGGACAAGATTTTGCCACAGGTAAAAGGGGTTATAGCCTTTTCAGTCCCCCTTGACATCAGAGATGTTTCAGAAACTCTTGCAAAGCCAAGAAACAAAATCTTTATGAAAAGGTTTTTGAAAATGCTTAGGGAAAAGATTGAGGTAAAATCAAAGATGTTTCCGAAAATTGTTTCCATTGAAGGATATGAAAAGATAAAGGATTTTAAAGACTTTGACGACAGGTACACAGCCCCCCTTCACGGATTTAAAAACGCATACCATTACTGGGAAACATGCTCATCAAAGCAATACCTTGAAAATATTAAAATCCCCACCCTAATTGTAAATGCCCAAAATGACCCATTTTTAGGTGATAAGTGCTATCCAGAAGAGGTTAAGAATAAGAATATTACCCTTCTTTACCCGAAATACGGGGGGCATGTTGGCTTTGTTTTAAAGAGAAAAGACGGCCTATACTGGTCTGAATTGACTGCAATAGATTTTTTCAAAGAGAAAATAAGGAAGTAG